A window of Polaromonas hydrogenivorans contains these coding sequences:
- a CDS encoding 3',5'-nucleoside bisphosphate phosphatase yields MKPQNILNADLHCHSVVSDGTLTPEALAERAKNNGVELWALTDHDEIGGQHRAAAAAKAQGMAYLTGTEISVTFAGETVHIVGLGFDPDDAALKQGLHNTRNGREQRAMEMSDSLAKVGIHGAFEGALKFVGNPELISRTHFARFLVESGVCKETNEVFRKYLTEGKPGYVPHRWATLKDAVTWITQAQGIAVIAHPGRYNFSANEEYALFTEFKAHGGRGVEVVTGSHTKQEFVKYAETAKEFGLAASRGSDFHSPDESHTDLGALPFLPGDLTPVWELLADRIQA; encoded by the coding sequence GTGAAACCTCAAAACATCCTGAACGCCGACCTGCATTGCCATTCGGTTGTATCCGACGGCACCCTGACCCCTGAAGCACTGGCGGAGCGCGCCAAGAACAACGGCGTCGAGTTGTGGGCGCTGACCGACCATGATGAAATCGGCGGCCAGCACCGGGCGGCAGCGGCAGCGAAGGCGCAAGGCATGGCCTACCTCACCGGCACCGAGATTTCCGTGACCTTTGCCGGCGAAACCGTTCACATCGTGGGACTGGGTTTTGATCCTGACGATGCAGCCCTGAAGCAGGGCCTGCACAACACCCGCAACGGCCGCGAGCAGCGGGCCATGGAAATGTCCGATTCGCTGGCCAAGGTCGGCATCCACGGCGCTTTTGAAGGCGCCCTGAAATTTGTCGGCAATCCCGAACTGATCTCGCGTACCCACTTTGCCCGCTTCCTGGTGGAGTCCGGCGTCTGCAAGGAAACCAATGAAGTCTTTCGCAAATACCTGACCGAAGGCAAGCCCGGCTATGTGCCGCACCGCTGGGCCACCTTGAAGGATGCCGTCACCTGGATCACCCAGGCGCAGGGCATCGCCGTCATTGCGCATCCGGGCCGCTACAACTTCTCGGCTAACGAGGAATACGCACTGTTCACCGAATTCAAGGCGCACGGCGGACGCGGCGTTGAAGTGGTCACCGGCAGCCATACCAAGCAGGAATTCGTGAAATACGCCGAAACCGCCAAGGAGTTCGGCCTGGCAGCCTCGCGCGGCAGCGACTTTCACAGCCCCGACGAAAGCCACACCGACCTGGGTGCCCTGCCCTTCCTGCCGGGCGACCTGACGCCGGTGTGGGAGTTGCTGGCAGATCGCATCCAGGCATGA
- a CDS encoding aspartate/glutamate racemase family protein gives MRKLLVINPNTSASVSRLLQTHVQTASGLHVQVRTVTSRFGAPYISDEASYAVAAHATLDAWAAALSGPDGAQLEAPDAVLIGCFGDPGLLALRESSPVPVTGLAEAAFIEAARHGRFAIVTGGERWGPMLQRLAQSLGHAPLLAGIHTVAPTGAQLAADPVAARALLSQACRDAVRQLGAQTVILGGAGLAGMAASIQPGLGVPIIDSVLAGAQWALRTHAPPPRRRTPGFDVPWDHLSPELTALGLQRN, from the coding sequence ATGCGCAAGCTCCTGGTCATCAACCCCAACACCTCGGCCTCGGTGAGCCGCCTGCTGCAGACCCATGTGCAGACCGCCAGCGGGCTGCATGTGCAGGTGCGCACCGTCACCTCCCGTTTTGGCGCGCCCTATATTTCCGACGAAGCCAGCTATGCCGTGGCCGCCCATGCCACGCTGGACGCCTGGGCTGCCGCACTTAGCGGGCCGGACGGCGCGCAGCTGGAAGCACCCGATGCGGTGCTGATCGGCTGCTTTGGCGACCCGGGCTTGCTGGCGCTGCGCGAAAGCAGCCCGGTGCCGGTCACCGGACTGGCCGAGGCCGCCTTCATCGAGGCGGCGCGCCACGGCCGTTTTGCCATCGTCACCGGCGGCGAACGCTGGGGGCCGATGCTGCAGCGGCTGGCGCAGTCGCTCGGCCATGCGCCGCTGCTGGCCGGCATCCACACCGTGGCGCCCACCGGCGCGCAACTCGCCGCCGACCCGGTCGCCGCGCGCGCCCTGCTCAGCCAGGCCTGCCGCGACGCGGTGCGCCAGCTCGGCGCGCAAACCGTGATTCTGGGCGGCGCGGGGCTGGCCGGCATGGCGGCAAGCATCCAGCCCGGCCTCGGCGTGCCCATCATCGACAGCGTGCTGGCCGGCGCCCAATGGGCCTTGCGCACCCACGCGCCGCCGCCCCGGCGCCGCACGCCCGGTTTTGACGTACCCTGGGATCATCTTTCGCCCGAACTCACCGCGCTGGGGCTGCAGCGCAACTGA